One region of Carassius carassius chromosome 41, fCarCar2.1, whole genome shotgun sequence genomic DNA includes:
- the LOC132122923 gene encoding transcription regulator protein BACH1-like: protein MSVDGPRTSVFTFQSAVHSHHVLRSLEELRQKELLCDVTVEVERRSFRAHSSVLASCSGYFYTRLTNHSRANLTVRLPDEVTVEGFEPLLQFAYTAKLHFTKENILEIHRCAEFLGFQNLDKACFEFLVPKLSDGGGTSKKVTSKSKSQASHEESRAICSPNGQNPETDEDCVPQDASTVMQAASVTSSAESPKNCPPISNDKEMQLDLSPLYTRSTSYHMGDGQDQFCLQNYGPQLPSSSLVAAEVCPFLSISSTSDNEKLNSSAAGCGGDILAMEDEFQKELAVDMHCEPPTDKDLNMGHFDQCEGPVMPSTDCTQLCPLNSAQSSGVLDGISGTPDLSKIGTEDNRVFDSNEQTFSELTPKDCSTERSMEEREVAEHLAKGFWPDLSSTLNEPLPLDSIDQSSAGNGSDFHWLKHLDLGAAPDDCPFLRDLSSNDRQTSGRDTLSKEDTGDSPCMSPINSRENSECESDGDCTQCSNSEQVQEVDLPFPVEQISSMTRRAFLQMLKREELTPEQLEFVQDVRRRSKNRMAAQRCRKRKLDCIYRLEGEIKKLRSVKEKLLQDHNQLKLSIEDIRQSLSGLCQSLCMDASSQSEQVQAMARYVSSDCPTSVLLTPMASPSLAGPDQDTHGNSSLDTFLTDIYPEGDTVALRLPAAFLQDSVQSTVTDPAP, encoded by the exons ATGTCTGTGGATGGCCCCCGGACGTCTGTTTTCACCTTTCAGTCCGCTGTTCACAGCCATCACGTTCTGCGCTCGCTGGAGGAGCTGAGACAGAAGGAGCTCTTGTGCGATGTGACCGTTGAAGTGGAGCGCAGGAGCTTTCGGGCGCACTCTTCAGTGCTGGCTTCCTGCAGCGGCTATTTTTACACCAGACTGACAAACCACAGTCGAGCGAACCTCACCGTCAGGTTACCGGATGAG GTCACGGTGGAAGGATTTGAGCCTCTCCTGCAGTTTGCCTACACTGCAAAACTTCACTTCACGAAAGAAAACATCCTCGAGATCCACAGATGTGCCGAATTCCTCGGATTTCAAAACCTCGATAAAGCCTGCTTTGAGTTCCTCGTCCCAAAGTTATCTGATGGCGGTGGAACCTCAAAAAAAGTGACGAGTAAAAGCAAGAGCCAAGCGTCCCATGAGGAATCACGAGCCATCTGCAGTCCAAATGGCCAAAACCCGGAAACTGATGAAGATTGTGTACCTCAAGATGCAAGCACTGTCATGCAAGCTGCATCTGTAACATCCTCTGCAGAAAGTCCTAAAAATTGTCCCCCGATCTCGAATGACAAAGAAATGCAGTTAGATTTGTCCCCGCTTTACACAAGAAGCACTTCATACCACATGGGTGATGGCCAGGATCAGTTTTGCCTGCAGAACTATGGCCCACAGTTGCCTTCGTCTTCCTTGGTGGCCGCTGAAGTTTGTCCTTTCCTGTCTATTTCGAGCACCAGTGACAATGAGAAACTGAATTCATCTGCAGCTGGCTGTGGTGGGGACATTTTAGCAATGGAGGACGAATTCCAGAAGGAACTAGCAGTGGATATGCATTGTGAACCGCCAACTGATAAAGACCTGAACATGGGCCACTTTGACCAATGTGAAGGGCCTGTAATGCCGTCCACCGACTGTACCCAACTATGTCCTCTGAATTCTGCGCAGTCAAGCGGGGTTTTGGACGGCATTTCTGGCACTCCAGATCTAAGCAAAATTGGCACTGAAGACAACCGGGTGTTTGATTCCAACGAACAAACGTTCTCTGAACTGACCCCCAAAGATTGCTCCACAGAACGAAGCATGGAGGAAAGGGAAGTGGCTGAGCATCTTGCAAAGGGTTTTTGGCCGGATTTGAGCTCCACGTTAAATGAGCCGCTACCTTTGGACTCCATCGACCAGTCATCTGCTGGAAATGGCTCAGACTTCCACTGGTTAAAGCATCTGGATTTGGGAGCTGCGCCTGATGATTGTCCCTTCCTGAGAGACCTGAGCTCCAATGATAGACAGACGTCTGGAAGGGACACTCTGTCCAAAGAGGACACCGGAGACAGTCCCTGCATGTCCCCCATTAACTCAAGGGAAAACTCTGAGTGTGAATCGGATGGAGACTGCACGCAGTGCAGTAACAGTGAACAAGTGCAAGAG GTGGATTTGCCATTCCCTGTGGAGCAAATTTCCAGCATGACCCGGAGAGCATTCCTGCAGATGTTAAAACGCGAGGAACTGACCCCAGAACAGCTGGAGTTTGTTCAGGATGTGAGACGGCGCAGTAAGAACCGCATGGCTGCACAGCGCTGCCGCAAGAGAAAGTTGGACTGCATCTACAGGTTGGAGGGAGAAATCAAGAAACTG AGGAGTGTGAAGGAGAAATTACTGCAAGATCACAACCAGCTGAAGCTCAGCATAGAGGATATACGTCAGAGCCTCTCAGGCCTTTGTCAGAGCCTCTGTATGGACGCCTCGTCACAGTCGGAACAGGTGCAAGCAATGGCCAGGTACGTCTCCTCCGACTGTCCCACCTCCGTCCTCCTCACCCCCATGGCCTCTCCTAGCCTGGCTGGCCCAGACCAGGACACCCATGGGAACTCCTCCCTGGACACCTTTCTTACAGACATATATCCTGAAGGAGACACAGTAGCACTCAGGTTGCCCGCTGCCTTCCTGCAGGACAGCGTTCAGAGCACTGTTACAGATCCAGCTCCATGA